In Arthrobacter ramosus, one DNA window encodes the following:
- a CDS encoding extracellular solute-binding protein, whose translation MKIRTTAAAGIAVATALALTACTGGTSSPGDSASDGKISGNISFQTWSLKNDKFTPYFEDVVKAFEKEHPGVTVKWIDQPADGYEDKILQQAGSGELPDVVNLPPEYAYSLASAGQLVDLKKGSKILGDYVDGGVGAYKFDGIDGSFGFPWYLGTELNYWNKDLLAKGGVTEPPKTHAATLDAAATLAAGGVHTISDVPGPKSLQIMVSDRGGKLDIYKDGKFVFNTPEAAAIIQRYAELYKLGAITPEALQNAGTANANVNNFNKGTVAWTTSGPNYIDKDVSVNAPSILPSVEATNGFGNPPLFVQGISVSAKSKNSATALAFAEFLTNTKNQIAFVKLAPGFFPGTRAANEDPSAFTETAKNKMQGVATDLAASQMNKARMMGAPKFTEAMETYAKQQIALAVKGEISAQESLDKAVEYAKQNVAS comes from the coding sequence ATGAAGATCCGAACGACTGCCGCCGCAGGCATCGCGGTGGCCACAGCACTCGCCCTCACCGCTTGTACGGGCGGCACTTCCTCGCCTGGCGATTCCGCCAGCGACGGAAAGATCAGCGGAAACATTTCTTTCCAGACCTGGTCGCTGAAGAACGACAAATTCACCCCTTACTTCGAGGACGTCGTCAAGGCGTTTGAGAAGGAGCACCCGGGCGTCACGGTCAAGTGGATTGACCAGCCCGCTGATGGCTACGAGGACAAGATCCTGCAGCAGGCCGGGTCCGGTGAACTCCCGGACGTGGTCAACCTTCCGCCGGAGTACGCATACTCGCTCGCTTCGGCCGGGCAACTCGTCGACTTGAAGAAAGGGTCGAAGATCCTCGGCGACTACGTCGACGGCGGCGTCGGCGCCTACAAGTTCGACGGCATCGACGGTTCGTTCGGCTTCCCTTGGTACCTGGGCACCGAACTGAACTACTGGAACAAAGACCTGCTCGCCAAGGGCGGAGTGACCGAGCCGCCCAAGACGCACGCCGCAACCTTGGACGCCGCGGCTACGCTCGCGGCGGGCGGCGTGCACACGATCTCGGATGTGCCCGGCCCCAAGTCGCTGCAAATCATGGTATCCGATCGCGGCGGGAAGCTCGATATCTACAAGGACGGCAAGTTCGTCTTCAACACCCCCGAAGCCGCGGCGATCATCCAGCGTTACGCCGAACTCTACAAGCTGGGGGCGATCACACCCGAGGCGCTGCAGAACGCCGGAACCGCCAATGCCAACGTCAACAACTTCAACAAGGGCACCGTGGCCTGGACAACCTCGGGTCCGAACTACATCGACAAGGATGTCTCAGTGAACGCCCCGTCGATCCTGCCCAGCGTCGAGGCGACCAACGGCTTCGGCAACCCGCCGCTGTTCGTGCAGGGCATCAGCGTCTCGGCGAAGTCGAAGAACTCCGCCACGGCGCTTGCCTTCGCAGAGTTCCTCACAAACACCAAGAACCAGATCGCTTTCGTCAAGCTCGCCCCCGGATTCTTCCCCGGAACAAGGGCCGCCAATGAAGACCCCTCCGCGTTCACCGAGACGGCGAAGAACAAGATGCAGGGCGTCGCCACCGACCTGGCCGCTTCGCAAATGAACAAGGCCCGGATGATGGGAGCCCCGAAGTTCACCGAGGCGATGGAGACCTACGCCAAACAGCAGATCGCCCTCGCGGTCAAGGGGGAAATCTCTGCCCAGGAGTCGCTGGACAAGGCCGTCGAGTACGCGAAGCAGAACGTCGCCAGCTGA
- a CDS encoding FUSC family protein, producing the protein MAHFRALNTVPPASNDHLAAVRVALSVAVPALVLLAVGRADLIIYAVFGALTGMYGRAESHQLRLRHQAQAAAVLLAGVSVGTFLSVSHIHSWGLVVVEALLAGVGSLFSDKVGLKPNGPFFGILALGACASVPAHIPLFAAVLICAASATFSMVVGFAGWLRYRTWTRGAIRDIPASSARLRQAAGLHAARYVLAVGAAGACGVLTGSGHPHWAMAAAAVPLAGADMPSRLHRGIHRIVGTFLGLAIVAVVLFPGPLSPLHYFPGQTTIILALLVIAFQFPTELFMARHYGWAMVFFTPVILLMTQLAAPADPGVLVLERGVETFVGAVIGIAVAVLVQVPRLTSRVRFTSRGGGADLT; encoded by the coding sequence TTGGCCCATTTCCGTGCGCTTAATACCGTTCCACCGGCAAGCAACGATCACCTGGCTGCCGTCCGCGTCGCACTGAGCGTCGCCGTGCCGGCGCTTGTGCTTCTCGCGGTCGGCCGGGCGGACCTCATTATCTACGCCGTGTTCGGCGCCCTGACCGGCATGTACGGCCGTGCCGAATCGCACCAACTTCGGCTCAGGCACCAGGCCCAGGCCGCAGCAGTGCTCCTGGCCGGTGTCTCGGTGGGCACGTTCTTGTCCGTCTCCCACATCCATTCATGGGGATTGGTAGTAGTCGAGGCGCTCCTGGCGGGCGTGGGTTCGCTGTTCTCAGACAAGGTAGGGCTCAAGCCCAACGGCCCGTTCTTCGGAATCCTGGCCTTGGGGGCCTGCGCCTCCGTCCCGGCGCACATTCCACTTTTTGCTGCGGTCCTGATCTGCGCGGCATCGGCAACGTTCTCGATGGTGGTGGGTTTTGCCGGATGGCTTCGGTACCGGACCTGGACACGCGGCGCCATCCGGGACATTCCGGCGTCCTCGGCACGGTTGCGCCAAGCAGCCGGCCTTCACGCGGCCCGGTATGTGCTCGCCGTCGGCGCGGCAGGTGCTTGCGGAGTGCTCACGGGCAGCGGGCATCCGCACTGGGCCATGGCTGCAGCCGCTGTTCCGCTGGCCGGAGCCGACATGCCCAGCCGGCTACACCGCGGCATCCACCGCATCGTGGGGACGTTTCTCGGCTTGGCGATTGTCGCCGTCGTGCTCTTTCCAGGGCCGCTGTCCCCGCTGCACTATTTCCCCGGGCAAACCACCATTATCCTGGCCCTGCTGGTGATCGCTTTCCAGTTCCCCACCGAGTTGTTCATGGCTCGGCACTACGGCTGGGCCATGGTGTTCTTCACCCCGGTCATTCTGCTCATGACCCAGTTGGCGGCGCCCGCGGACCCTGGCGTGCTCGTCCTGGAACGCGGGGTGGAGACGTTCGTGGGAGCCGTGATCGGGATTGCGGTGGCGGTGCTGGTCCAGGTGCCCCGGCTTACTTCGCGGGTCCGGTTTACTTCGCGGGGCGGCGGGGCGGACCTGACGTAA
- a CDS encoding sugar phosphate isomerase/epimerase family protein, which produces MTYSTSTPELIATCWTSAGDIAPLNNPETSPVPIGERLEAIASTGWAGFGLAHDDLVAAKDTIGFSGLRKLIDQAGFRHVEVELLSNWWDESRSHEWKPQLELLLDAAETLGARFIKVGTAFGEPLDDLDFLVEPLRHLTKEASKGGTRIALEPMPFSMVGSMPAAAELMRSVDMPECGLVVDYWHVFRAGTSLEELSRSLTAEQIFGVELNDADAEIKGTLFEDTRDNRRLCGEGDQDVTGFIKTLQAIGFNGPWGVEILSEQHRSRPVREALESARSTALQCFPA; this is translated from the coding sequence ATGACGTACTCAACAAGCACCCCCGAACTGATCGCGACCTGCTGGACCAGCGCAGGAGACATCGCGCCCTTGAACAACCCCGAGACAAGCCCCGTCCCCATCGGCGAGCGCTTGGAAGCCATCGCTTCTACCGGATGGGCGGGGTTCGGACTGGCGCACGACGATCTCGTCGCGGCGAAGGACACCATCGGTTTCTCCGGACTCCGGAAACTCATCGACCAAGCAGGCTTCCGCCACGTCGAGGTCGAGCTGCTCAGTAACTGGTGGGACGAGTCCCGCTCCCACGAATGGAAGCCGCAGCTCGAACTGCTCCTTGATGCGGCCGAAACACTCGGGGCCCGATTCATCAAGGTAGGAACGGCGTTCGGCGAGCCTTTGGATGATCTCGATTTCCTGGTGGAGCCGCTGCGGCACCTGACAAAGGAAGCCTCCAAAGGAGGGACGCGCATCGCCCTCGAGCCCATGCCGTTTTCGATGGTCGGCTCTATGCCGGCGGCCGCCGAGCTCATGCGATCAGTTGACATGCCCGAATGCGGCCTGGTGGTTGACTACTGGCATGTCTTCCGGGCCGGAACGAGCTTGGAGGAGCTATCCCGAAGCCTCACCGCCGAACAGATTTTCGGGGTGGAACTCAATGACGCGGACGCGGAAATAAAGGGGACGCTCTTCGAGGACACTCGGGACAATCGCCGCCTTTGTGGAGAAGGAGACCAAGACGTCACCGGGTTTATCAAAACGCTCCAGGCGATCGGATTCAACGGGCCGTGGGGCGTGGAAATCCTCTCCGAACAACACCGCTCACGTCCCGTTCGCGAAGCGCTGGAATCCGCCCGCTCGACGGCGTTGCAATGCTTCCCGGCCTGA
- a CDS encoding carbohydrate ABC transporter permease encodes MTATQTGRTVKPPRENPYRTRGSADIMKPSLGGLIGKYALLLGVLALMVFPFLWQMSTSLKGASENIYDFPPSLIPAAPTLDNYAEVFRTIPVVDYAWHSLLVGIGTVITNVVFATLGGYALGTMKFRFKWVVLAIFFSTLLVPGEVTLTSQYLTVKSLGLANTLWGVFLPGAVAAINVLLMTAACRMIPSDTLDAATIDGANTMQRLRHIVWPNVRGMVSVVALFAFIGAWDDFLWPLVVLSDPANYTLTVGMQYLSSNFAANPRVIAAGTMIALVPIILLFAVLQKWFFKGVEEGSVKG; translated from the coding sequence ATGACTGCGACCCAGACGGGTAGAACGGTGAAGCCACCGCGGGAGAATCCCTACCGCACGCGCGGTTCGGCGGACATCATGAAACCCTCGCTCGGCGGCCTGATCGGCAAGTACGCGCTGCTTCTCGGCGTGCTGGCGCTCATGGTGTTCCCCTTCCTCTGGCAGATGTCGACCTCGCTCAAAGGGGCGTCGGAGAACATCTACGACTTCCCGCCGTCGCTGATCCCGGCGGCGCCGACCCTCGACAATTACGCCGAGGTGTTCCGCACGATTCCGGTGGTCGACTACGCTTGGCACTCCCTGCTCGTCGGCATCGGCACGGTGATCACCAATGTCGTGTTCGCGACACTCGGAGGTTACGCGCTGGGCACGATGAAGTTCCGCTTCAAGTGGGTCGTGTTGGCGATCTTCTTCTCTACGCTGCTGGTCCCGGGCGAGGTCACCCTGACCAGCCAGTACCTCACGGTCAAGTCATTGGGACTGGCGAACACGCTGTGGGGCGTGTTCCTCCCCGGGGCCGTTGCGGCGATCAACGTGCTGCTGATGACGGCCGCCTGCCGCATGATCCCGTCGGACACGCTGGATGCGGCAACCATCGACGGCGCGAACACGATGCAGCGCCTGCGCCACATCGTCTGGCCGAACGTGCGGGGCATGGTCTCCGTCGTCGCGCTCTTCGCGTTCATCGGCGCGTGGGACGACTTCCTCTGGCCCCTCGTTGTGCTCTCAGATCCTGCGAACTACACGCTGACCGTCGGAATGCAATATCTCAGCTCCAATTTCGCGGCGAACCCACGCGTGATCGCAGCGGGAACGATGATCGCGCTCGTACCGATCATCCTGCTCTTCGCGGTCTTGCAGAAGTGGTTCTTCAAGGGCGTCGAAGAGGGAAGCGTCAAGGGATGA
- a CDS encoding LacI family DNA-binding transcriptional regulator: MTITDIARLAGVSPGAVSFALNGRPGVSEQTRKRILTIAEEHQWLPSSAARALGGAGAGVIGFAVNRSAGTLGAEAFFTDLIAGVQSALAKNRIAMQMVLVSSIEEEVATYRRWHSANQVDGVIVIDPRDDDPRFPVLRDLALPAVVLGSHASEEGHPATIWLDDSQVAHSLFDYLSALGHRSIAYVAGPAEFQHTRLRTEVLAGLERGVSGEVIATDFSPAAASMTMRRLLSRRERPTAVVFDNDVMAIAGLRVAQEMGLSVPVDLSIASFDDSVVAGLVHPSITCITRDTFGLGAAAAAFLLEQIDAPDVLADRIGAMPQLTVRESTAVPR; the protein is encoded by the coding sequence GTGACCATCACGGACATCGCCCGCCTGGCCGGGGTGTCACCGGGCGCGGTGTCGTTCGCACTGAACGGGCGGCCGGGTGTCAGTGAGCAGACACGAAAGCGCATCCTCACCATCGCCGAGGAGCACCAGTGGCTTCCGAGCTCGGCGGCGCGGGCGCTCGGCGGCGCGGGCGCCGGGGTCATCGGCTTCGCCGTCAACCGCTCGGCAGGCACCCTCGGTGCGGAGGCGTTCTTCACCGACCTCATCGCCGGTGTCCAGTCGGCCCTCGCAAAGAACCGCATCGCGATGCAGATGGTGCTCGTCTCCTCGATCGAGGAGGAAGTGGCGACCTACCGCCGCTGGCACAGCGCCAACCAGGTCGATGGAGTCATCGTCATCGATCCCCGTGACGACGACCCGCGTTTCCCGGTGCTGCGCGATCTCGCCCTCCCCGCAGTCGTGCTCGGCAGCCATGCGTCCGAGGAGGGCCACCCTGCGACGATCTGGCTCGACGACAGTCAGGTGGCGCACTCTCTTTTCGACTATCTCAGCGCCCTTGGACATCGCTCGATCGCGTACGTCGCCGGTCCTGCGGAGTTCCAACACACGCGCCTGCGCACCGAGGTGCTCGCCGGTCTCGAACGCGGGGTGAGCGGAGAGGTGATCGCCACCGACTTCTCGCCAGCCGCGGCATCCATGACCATGCGCCGCCTCCTAAGTCGACGGGAGCGGCCGACAGCCGTGGTCTTCGATAACGACGTCATGGCGATTGCCGGCCTTCGGGTCGCGCAAGAGATGGGGCTGTCAGTGCCGGTGGATCTCTCCATCGCCTCCTTCGACGACTCGGTCGTCGCTGGGCTCGTGCACCCGTCGATCACCTGCATCACCCGCGATACGTTCGGGCTCGGGGCGGCGGCAGCGGCGTTCCTCCTTGAGCAGATCGATGCACCCGACGTACTTGCGGACCGCATCGGCGCCATGCCGCAGCTCACTGTCCGCGAGAGCACCGCCGTCCCGCGCTAA
- a CDS encoding EndoS/ChiA family endoglycosidase: MRRKTAFGAGVLLAGLAAFGPQPAVADDAAKASIGNTAHCEAEPLTMAYYRTWRDVTVPHNANSNLPHPNVTRMSDLPPEIDVAMVFDAGATANTDYWRTLRDTYVPALHAQGTKVVYTLWLERLADADIPLTEDAYRAYAQELVDTFVTPYGLDGIDIDVESYPQGDKLTRAIGVFNALGKLIGPKSGTDKIFIYDTNQDGNTPLFKAVHENVSFVLLQAYGRGGWGMQRTWNTFADKIASCQFLPGFSFPEEQDRTRWGDAEGIYDPATAPRSTAYQYATWQPEGGSSKGGFFAYAVDRDGKAWGDDTITPTAFSWMKNLSAVQDKAAGVVPKGTWSLAVASTPAHGSKVSPGDTVVWTMSATAGSVDVAGAAVAVDLRDLVDDATIEGLTASTGTTERYGGAVGWRTDLPAGKSATLTVSARISGSGPGADAVLAAAEGPVPGRVSVAVAGFAPQADLAACDGCTGISLKVAGPTPTVTPTPTPTVAPTPTPTATGTATPTPSVTPSVTATGAGVTLGAGPGSPLAFTGGLDPFRWLGVGALLAAIGGGMVVWHRRARRG, encoded by the coding sequence ATGAGACGAAAAACAGCATTCGGCGCAGGGGTACTACTCGCTGGACTCGCCGCCTTCGGTCCGCAGCCGGCGGTCGCCGATGACGCCGCCAAGGCATCCATAGGCAATACCGCGCACTGCGAGGCGGAGCCCCTCACAATGGCGTACTACCGGACCTGGCGCGACGTCACCGTGCCGCATAACGCCAACTCGAATTTGCCCCACCCGAACGTCACACGCATGAGCGACCTCCCACCGGAGATCGATGTGGCGATGGTCTTCGACGCCGGCGCCACGGCCAACACCGACTATTGGCGCACTCTGCGCGACACCTACGTGCCTGCATTGCACGCGCAGGGCACGAAGGTGGTCTACACCCTGTGGCTCGAGCGCCTCGCCGACGCTGACATCCCGCTGACCGAGGACGCGTACCGCGCCTACGCGCAGGAGCTCGTCGACACCTTCGTCACCCCCTACGGCCTCGACGGGATTGATATCGACGTCGAGTCCTATCCGCAGGGCGACAAACTCACCCGCGCGATCGGCGTGTTCAACGCCCTCGGCAAACTGATCGGCCCGAAGTCCGGCACCGACAAGATCTTCATCTACGACACCAACCAGGACGGCAACACTCCGCTGTTCAAGGCCGTGCACGAGAACGTCTCCTTTGTACTCCTGCAGGCCTACGGCCGGGGCGGGTGGGGGATGCAGAGGACCTGGAACACGTTCGCGGATAAGATCGCCTCCTGCCAGTTCCTGCCCGGCTTCTCTTTCCCTGAGGAGCAGGATCGGACGCGCTGGGGTGACGCCGAAGGCATCTACGATCCCGCGACGGCACCGCGGAGTACGGCGTACCAGTACGCGACCTGGCAGCCCGAGGGTGGCTCCTCGAAGGGCGGGTTCTTCGCATACGCCGTCGACCGCGACGGAAAGGCCTGGGGCGATGACACCATCACGCCCACCGCGTTCTCTTGGATGAAGAACCTGTCCGCAGTGCAGGACAAGGCCGCCGGCGTCGTGCCCAAGGGCACCTGGTCGCTGGCGGTAGCGTCCACTCCGGCGCACGGGAGCAAAGTGAGTCCGGGTGACACGGTCGTCTGGACGATGTCGGCGACCGCCGGATCCGTCGACGTGGCCGGCGCGGCCGTGGCTGTGGACCTCAGGGACCTCGTTGACGACGCGACAATCGAAGGCCTCACAGCGTCGACCGGTACGACCGAGCGATATGGCGGGGCCGTCGGGTGGAGGACGGATCTGCCCGCCGGCAAGAGCGCGACCCTGACGGTTTCGGCGCGCATCAGCGGTTCCGGTCCTGGAGCCGACGCCGTGTTGGCCGCTGCCGAGGGGCCTGTTCCGGGCCGGGTCTCGGTGGCGGTCGCCGGCTTTGCGCCGCAAGCCGATTTGGCCGCCTGCGACGGCTGCACGGGCATTTCCCTCAAGGTGGCGGGTCCGACGCCAACAGTCACGCCCACCCCGACGCCGACAGTCGCGCCCACCCCGACGCCGACTGCGACCGGGACCGCCACACCGACGCCGTCGGTCACGCCCAGCGTGACGGCGACCGGGGCCGGGGTCACGCTGGGCGCGGGGCCAGGTTCTCCCCTCGCCTTCACCGGCGGGCTTGATCCGTTCCGCTGGCTGGGCGTCGGCGCACTGCTCGCCGCGATCGGCGGGGGGATGGTTGTCTGGCACCGCAGGGCTCGCCGCGGCTGA
- a CDS encoding glycoside hydrolase 5 family protein — protein sequence MTCPVAPLRFGANYTPSSEWMHAWMSLDLDEVRRDFASLAAIGLDHVRIFPLWTLLQPNRTLIREKAVDDVRAVVDAAGEFGLDVSVDVIQGHLSSFDFIPSWLSTWHDKNMFTHPDALSGQAELVTRLGERLGDATNFLGFTLGNETNQFSAPTHPSPWPVTEAEAANWITTLLDAAHTSATAQQHVHSEYDAAWYMDGHGFTPALASRLGDMTTVHSWIFNGTAERYGGRSVASDRHAEYMIELARGFATDPGRAIWLQEVGAPSNCLTPAQTPGFLEATLRSVARTENLWGVTWWCSHDVSRSLADFPELEYTLGLVDQDGAVKPIGRRFAELIPELRERQPVPARTLGIVVEVDENETPISRGAMSPGGAIFQAWVDACTAGADPAIVTSIDAAKPAVLAARGITELIRPAVSRTAYASRNTVV from the coding sequence ATGACCTGCCCCGTGGCCCCGCTGCGCTTCGGCGCCAACTACACCCCGTCGTCCGAGTGGATGCACGCGTGGATGTCGCTGGATCTCGACGAGGTGCGCAGGGATTTCGCCTCGCTAGCAGCGATCGGCCTCGACCATGTGCGGATCTTCCCGCTGTGGACGTTGCTCCAGCCCAACCGCACGCTGATCCGCGAGAAGGCCGTGGACGACGTCCGCGCCGTAGTTGACGCGGCTGGGGAATTCGGACTGGATGTCAGCGTGGACGTCATCCAAGGGCACCTATCGAGCTTCGACTTCATCCCTTCCTGGCTGTCCACCTGGCACGACAAGAACATGTTCACGCACCCCGATGCACTGAGCGGACAGGCTGAGCTGGTCACCCGCCTCGGCGAGCGGCTCGGGGACGCCACCAATTTCCTCGGTTTTACCCTCGGCAATGAGACCAACCAGTTCTCGGCCCCGACCCACCCATCCCCCTGGCCGGTCACCGAGGCTGAGGCCGCGAACTGGATCACGACGCTCCTCGATGCCGCCCATACCTCCGCCACTGCGCAGCAGCATGTGCACAGTGAGTACGACGCCGCTTGGTACATGGACGGGCACGGCTTCACGCCCGCCCTCGCCTCCCGGCTCGGCGACATGACCACCGTGCACTCGTGGATCTTCAACGGCACGGCGGAACGTTATGGCGGTCGCTCGGTGGCCTCCGACCGCCATGCCGAGTACATGATCGAACTCGCCCGCGGGTTCGCCACCGACCCCGGCCGTGCGATCTGGCTCCAGGAGGTAGGCGCCCCATCGAACTGCCTGACTCCTGCGCAGACCCCGGGCTTCCTGGAGGCGACGCTGCGCTCCGTCGCGCGCACCGAGAACCTCTGGGGAGTCACCTGGTGGTGCTCGCACGACGTAAGCCGCAGCCTCGCGGATTTCCCCGAGCTGGAGTACACCCTCGGCCTCGTCGACCAGGACGGCGCGGTGAAGCCGATCGGACGCCGCTTCGCCGAACTCATCCCGGAGCTTCGCGAGCGGCAGCCCGTCCCCGCCCGCACCCTCGGCATCGTCGTCGAGGTCGACGAGAACGAGACGCCGATCAGCCGCGGCGCGATGAGCCCGGGCGGCGCGATATTCCAGGCCTGGGTCGACGCCTGCACGGCAGGCGCCGACCCGGCCATCGTCACTTCGATCGATGCGGCGAAGCCCGCGGTCCTCGCCGCGCGCGGCATCACCGAGCTCATCCGCCCCGCGGTCAGCCGGACCGCTTACGCCTCTCGGAACACCGTCGTCTGA
- a CDS encoding carbohydrate ABC transporter permease translates to MRRQRWYTPYLLVLPGVIWMAVFALWPFLNTVVLAFTNARPLRPAEFVGFANFEKLLEDDRFGYALTTSLIYVVVCVPLLTFLPLLLALLVHNKVPAIGFFRTTFYFPVIASAVVVAIVWEFLFSGSGTINSALSFFGLIDRPVEFLSDRWLLIGCAIGLTVWKGLGYYMVVYLAALGNVGRELHEAAAMDGAGRLRRFWSVTVPGVRGPMMLVSVLVCVGATRVFTELYVLSNGSGGPGGRAMSMVMLIQSMGKGLNGQIGYASAISLVLFLLTLVPLLIVGIVNNSDTIREALASRRGAKAAKTKRGATVQEAPR, encoded by the coding sequence GTGAGACGACAGCGCTGGTACACACCGTATCTACTGGTCCTACCCGGCGTGATCTGGATGGCCGTGTTCGCGCTCTGGCCATTCCTGAACACAGTCGTACTCGCGTTCACGAATGCCCGCCCCCTTCGCCCGGCGGAGTTCGTCGGCTTCGCCAACTTCGAGAAGCTACTCGAGGACGACCGCTTCGGCTACGCGCTGACAACCTCGCTGATCTATGTCGTCGTGTGCGTGCCGCTGCTGACGTTCCTCCCGCTGCTGCTCGCACTGCTCGTGCACAACAAGGTGCCGGCGATAGGGTTCTTCCGAACGACCTTCTACTTTCCGGTCATCGCCTCCGCCGTGGTCGTGGCGATCGTCTGGGAATTCCTCTTCTCCGGCAGCGGCACGATCAACTCCGCACTGAGCTTTTTCGGCCTCATCGACCGTCCGGTCGAGTTCCTCTCCGACCGCTGGTTGCTGATCGGATGTGCCATCGGGTTGACGGTGTGGAAGGGGCTCGGCTATTACATGGTCGTCTACCTGGCGGCCCTCGGGAACGTCGGCCGTGAGCTGCACGAAGCGGCGGCGATGGACGGCGCCGGCCGCTTGCGCCGGTTCTGGTCGGTGACCGTCCCTGGAGTACGCGGACCCATGATGCTCGTGTCGGTGCTCGTGTGCGTGGGGGCGACGCGCGTCTTCACCGAGCTCTACGTGCTCTCCAATGGCTCGGGGGGACCCGGCGGGCGGGCGATGAGTATGGTGATGCTCATCCAGTCGATGGGCAAAGGACTGAACGGCCAGATCGGCTACGCGTCCGCGATCTCGCTGGTGCTGTTCCTGCTGACCCTCGTTCCCCTGCTGATCGTCGGGATCGTGAACAACAGTGACACTATCCGCGAAGCGTTGGCGAGCAGGCGCGGGGCCAAGGCCGCGAAGACTAAACGCGGAGCGACAGTACAGGAGGCCCCGCGATGA
- a CDS encoding SDR family NAD(P)-dependent oxidoreductase, translated as MTTRANELTALVTGATAGLGAQFARQLAESGHHLVLVARDESRLRASAEVLERDFSISVEVLPADLTSDVGVAAVAARLRDASRPVDVLVNNAGIGLLDSFEKNDLEDEKRHLRLHVQTPMELCHAALEVMLARKSGRIINVASVAAFANRGSYSAAKAWQVSFSRWANTAYAGSGVKVTAVCPGFTHTEFHDRMGMDKSVAPRFLWLKAERVVREGLEDNAKGKGVSIPTKRYKAITAAMRFLPAKLTSGPPRRPAK; from the coding sequence ATGACAACTCGTGCCAACGAACTCACCGCCTTGGTCACCGGGGCTACTGCCGGACTCGGTGCTCAATTCGCCCGCCAGCTGGCCGAATCCGGCCACCACCTCGTCCTCGTGGCCCGCGATGAAAGCCGGCTGCGGGCAAGCGCTGAGGTGCTTGAACGGGACTTCAGTATCTCGGTGGAGGTCCTCCCCGCGGACTTGACCTCCGACGTCGGGGTTGCGGCTGTCGCGGCCAGGCTGCGGGACGCTTCGCGGCCGGTGGACGTGCTGGTCAACAATGCCGGGATCGGTTTGCTGGACTCTTTCGAGAAGAACGATCTGGAAGACGAAAAGCGGCATTTGCGGCTGCATGTCCAGACGCCCATGGAGTTGTGCCACGCGGCCTTGGAGGTCATGTTGGCGCGCAAGTCGGGCCGGATCATCAACGTCGCCAGCGTTGCGGCGTTCGCTAACCGTGGAAGCTATTCGGCAGCCAAGGCTTGGCAAGTCAGCTTCAGCCGTTGGGCGAACACTGCCTATGCCGGCAGCGGAGTGAAAGTCACCGCGGTGTGCCCGGGCTTCACCCACACGGAATTCCACGATCGCATGGGCATGGACAAGTCGGTGGCTCCGCGCTTTTTGTGGCTGAAGGCCGAGCGCGTTGTCCGGGAAGGGCTGGAAGACAACGCCAAGGGCAAAGGGGTATCCATCCCGACGAAACGCTACAAAGCGATCACCGCCGCCATGCGCTTCCTGCCGGCGAAGCTTACGTCAGGTCCGCCCCGCCGCCCCGCGAAGTAA